A single Asterias rubens chromosome 13, eAstRub1.3, whole genome shotgun sequence DNA region contains:
- the LOC117298583 gene encoding polyamine oxidase 1-like, protein MSLNFVGKLGGGGIQQVDNGQKVLILGAGAAGLAAASTFLSQGIDQFLVIEGADHIGGRVQDVEFGGIQVERGANWLQPEEGLIERIAERAGLASHRLSYGESWDARSSDKEVFPEWEVEKVLYEFSNFMEQAVDFAVKCPDGDMTMRDFLVDKKWSVRSDIIHKAIEWYQFDFEYSIPPEQTSISSSNWERCSENSKFVIDQRGFKAIFADVVTHLAQKNALRLNKRVISIDQSQKDKVYVTCDDGSVFCADAVLLTFNLGVLQSRLVAFNPPLPKWKTAAIDHTPVGAFTKIFLKFPHKFWDDKEWIMHMSDQRGYYPTFMNMEMSGLFPQGTNILVGFVVGDEARRVENQPIEETLQEVVSVLKDLYGEQAVPQPTDIMLSGWLNDPLQMGAFSVPHTSKRVIHQLQTSVGRVYFGGEATDEKFAGYVIGGMRSGQREAKRITRQVFGRKIKREGFSG, encoded by the coding sequence ATGAGTTTGAACTTTGTGGGGAAACTTGGAGGAGGGGGTATCCAGCAAGTGGACAATGGGCAGAAGGTGTTAATTCTTGGTGCAGGCGCGGCGGGGTTGGCTGCGGCGAGCACTTTTTTGAGCCAGGGTATTGATCAGTTTTTGGTCATTGAAGGAGCTGACCACATCGGCGGGCGGGTACAAGATGTTGAATTTGGTGGAATTCAAGTCGAGAGGGGCGCCAACTGGCTCCAGCCCGAGGAAGGTCTCATTGAGAGGATAGCTGAAAGAGCCGGTCTAGCAAGTCACAGGTTGTCGTACGGCGAATCGTGGGATGCGAGAAGTAGCGATAAAGAGGTGTTCCCTGAGTGGGAGGTAGAGAAAGTGTTGTATGAGTTTAGCAACTTCATGGAGCAGGCGGTCGACTTTGCCGTGAAGTGCCCAGATGGCGACATGACCATGAGAGATTTCCTGGTGGATAAGAAGTGGTCAGTCAGGTCAGATATTATCCATAAGGCCATCGAGTGGTACCAGTTTGATTTTGAGTACTCCATTCCACCGGAGCAAACCTCAATTTCAAGCAGTAACTGGGAGCGCTGCAGCGAAAACAGCAAGTTTGTCATAGATCAGCGGGGTTTCAAAGCGATTTTCGCCGACGTGGTCACCCACCTGGCTCAAAAAAATGCTCTCAGGCTAAATAAGCGGGTCATCTCAATTGACCAGTCACAGAAAGACAAAGTCTATGTGACATGCGATGATGGCTCTGTCTTTTGCGCAGACGCCGTACTGCTCACTTTTAATTTAGGCGTGCTGCAAAGCCGTCTGGTGGCGTTTAACCCACCCTTACCAAAATGGAAAACGGCAGCCATCGACCATACCCCAGTCGGCGCCTTCACCAAGATTTTCCTCAAGTTTCCCCACAAGTTCTGGGACGACAAGGAGTGGATCATGCACATGAGTGACCAGCGAGGCTACTATCCGACCTTCATGAATATGGAGATGAGTGGCCTTTTCCCTCAAGGTACCAACATCCTCGTGGGGTTCGTCGTCGGCGACGAAGCTCGTCGAGTTGAGAACCAACCGATCGAGGAAACTCTCCAAGAAGTCGTCTCTGTTTTGAAGGATTTATACGGGGAGCAGGCAGTACCCCAACCCACCGACATTATGCTGTCTGGGTGGCTGAATGACCCTCTTCAGATGGGCGCCTTCTCGGTTCCGCACACCTCAAAGAGGGTCATTCACCAGCTACAGACTAGCGTCGGGAGGGTCTACTTTGGAGGGGAGGCTACAGATGAGAAATTTGCAGGGTACGTGATCGGGGGAATGAGGAGCGGACAGAGAGAGGCGAAGAGAATTACACGGCAAGTGTTTGGGCGTAAGATCAAGAGGGAAGGATTTAGCGGTTAA